The following proteins come from a genomic window of Kitasatospora sp. NBC_01246:
- the zwf gene encoding glucose-6-phosphate dehydrogenase, with product MTSDSDPSDAPAAPVNPLRDPTDRRLPRIAGPSGLVIFGVTGDLSRKKLMPAIYDLANRGLLPPGFSLVGFARREWKDEDFAKEVHDAVKEHARTPFREEVWQQLAKGMRFVHGTFDDDDAFDKLRATIEELDKAQGTGGNFAFYLSVPPKFFPTVVQQLKKHGLADPPQGSWRRAVIEKPFGHDLESAQELNRIVHEVFPRDEVFRIDHYLGKETVQNILALRFANQMFEPIWNRSYVDHVQITMAEDIGIGGRAGYYDGIGSARDVIQNHLLQLMALTAIEEPASFHPKALVAEKLKVLSAVKLPADLGKHTVRGQYAAGWQGGEEVLGYLDEDGINPDSKTDTYAAIKLEINNRRWAGVPFYLRTGKRLGRRVTEIAVVFQRAPYLPFDSYATEELGQNALVIRVQPDEGVTVRFGSKVPGTSFEVRDVTMDFAYGESFTESSPEAYERLILDVLLGDANLFPRHQEVELSWQILDPIEKYWDDHGKPAQYPAGTWGPVEADEMLARDGRSWRRP from the coding sequence TTGACGTCGGACTCGGACCCGAGCGACGCTCCCGCCGCTCCCGTCAACCCGCTTCGTGACCCCACCGACCGGCGGCTCCCGCGCATCGCGGGGCCGTCCGGCCTGGTCATCTTCGGGGTCACCGGCGACCTGTCCCGCAAGAAGCTCATGCCGGCCATCTACGACCTGGCCAACCGCGGCCTGCTGCCGCCGGGCTTCTCGCTCGTCGGCTTCGCCCGCCGCGAGTGGAAGGACGAGGACTTCGCCAAGGAGGTCCACGACGCGGTCAAGGAGCACGCCCGGACCCCGTTCCGCGAGGAGGTCTGGCAGCAGCTCGCCAAGGGCATGCGCTTCGTCCACGGCACCTTCGACGACGACGACGCGTTCGACAAGCTCCGGGCGACCATCGAGGAGCTCGACAAGGCCCAGGGCACCGGCGGCAACTTCGCGTTCTACCTCTCGGTACCGCCGAAGTTCTTCCCGACCGTCGTCCAGCAGCTGAAGAAGCACGGCCTGGCCGACCCGCCCCAGGGCTCCTGGCGGCGCGCCGTCATCGAGAAGCCCTTCGGCCACGACCTGGAGAGCGCCCAGGAGCTGAACCGGATCGTCCACGAGGTCTTCCCCCGTGACGAGGTCTTCCGGATCGACCACTACCTGGGCAAGGAGACCGTCCAGAACATCCTGGCGCTGCGCTTCGCGAACCAGATGTTCGAGCCGATCTGGAACCGGTCGTACGTCGACCACGTGCAGATCACCATGGCCGAGGACATCGGCATCGGCGGCCGGGCCGGCTACTACGACGGCATCGGCTCGGCCCGCGACGTCATCCAGAACCACCTGCTCCAGCTGATGGCGCTCACCGCCATCGAGGAGCCGGCCTCGTTCCACCCCAAGGCGCTGGTGGCCGAGAAGCTCAAGGTGCTCAGCGCCGTCAAGCTCCCGGCCGACCTGGGCAAGCACACCGTGCGCGGCCAGTACGCGGCCGGCTGGCAGGGCGGCGAGGAGGTGCTCGGCTACCTCGACGAGGACGGCATCAACCCGGACTCCAAGACCGACACCTACGCGGCCATCAAGCTGGAGATCAACAACCGGCGCTGGGCCGGGGTGCCGTTCTACCTGCGCACCGGCAAGCGGCTCGGCCGCCGGGTCACCGAGATCGCGGTGGTCTTCCAGCGCGCCCCGTACCTGCCGTTCGACTCCTACGCGACCGAGGAGCTGGGGCAGAACGCCCTGGTCATCCGGGTCCAGCCGGACGAGGGCGTGACGGTGCGGTTCGGCTCCAAGGTGCCGGGGACCTCCTTCGAGGTCCGGGACGTCACGATGGACTTCGCCTACGGCGAGTCCTTCACCGAGTCCAGCCCGGAGGCCTACGAGCGGCTCATCCTCGACGTGCTGCTCGGCGACGCCAACCTGTTCCCGCGCCACCAGGAGGTCGAACTCTCCTGGCAGATCCTCGACCCGATCGAGAAGTACTGGGACGACCACGGCAAGCCCGCCCAGTACCCGGCAGGGACCTGGGGTCCGGTCGAGGCCGACGAGATGCTCGCACGAGACGGCAGGAGCTGGCGCCGGCCATGA
- the tal gene encoding transaldolase, with protein sequence MTDALKRLSDEGVAIWLDDLSRKRLNTGNLAELVQNKHVVGVTTNPTIFQKAIGGGDSSYDGQLRDLAVRKVTTDEAVRMITTSDVRDAADVLRPVYDASNGRDGRVSIEVDPRLAHETAATVAEAKQLWWLVDRPNVFIKIPATKAGLPAIAEVIGKGISVNVTLIFSLERYRAVIDAFLTGLEAAKAKGLDLSQIESVASFFVSRVDTEIDKRLDEVGGDAKQLRSKAALANARLAYQAYEEVFGSVDGKTAGSDRWKALEAAGAKPQRPLWASTGVKDPALPDTLYVTELVAPGTVNTMPEATLEATGDHGVITGGTIVANYADATEVMAAIAAAGVDYDDVVQVLEDEGVQKFEQSWNELLDTVTASLASFADEK encoded by the coding sequence ATGACTGACGCACTGAAGCGCCTCAGCGACGAAGGCGTGGCGATCTGGCTGGACGACCTCAGCCGGAAGCGACTGAACACCGGCAACCTCGCCGAGCTGGTACAGAACAAGCACGTGGTGGGCGTCACCACCAACCCCACCATCTTCCAGAAGGCCATCGGCGGCGGGGACTCCTCCTACGACGGCCAGCTGCGCGACCTCGCCGTCCGCAAGGTCACCACCGACGAAGCCGTCCGCATGATCACCACCTCGGACGTCCGGGACGCCGCCGACGTGCTGCGCCCGGTCTACGACGCCTCCAACGGCCGCGACGGCCGGGTCTCCATCGAGGTCGACCCGCGGCTGGCCCACGAGACGGCCGCGACCGTCGCCGAGGCCAAGCAGCTCTGGTGGCTGGTCGACCGCCCCAACGTCTTCATCAAGATCCCCGCCACCAAGGCCGGCCTGCCCGCGATCGCCGAGGTCATCGGCAAGGGCATCAGCGTCAACGTCACGCTGATCTTCTCGCTGGAGCGCTACCGCGCGGTGATCGACGCCTTCCTGACCGGTCTGGAGGCCGCCAAGGCCAAGGGCCTGGACCTCTCGCAGATCGAGTCGGTCGCCTCCTTCTTCGTCTCCCGTGTGGACACCGAGATCGACAAGCGCCTCGACGAGGTCGGCGGCGACGCCAAGCAGCTGCGCTCCAAGGCCGCCCTGGCCAACGCCCGCCTGGCCTACCAGGCGTACGAGGAGGTCTTCGGCAGCGTCGACGGCAAGACCGCCGGCAGCGACCGCTGGAAGGCCCTGGAGGCCGCCGGCGCCAAGCCGCAGCGCCCGCTCTGGGCCTCCACCGGCGTCAAGGACCCGGCCCTGCCGGACACCCTCTACGTCACCGAGCTGGTCGCCCCCGGCACCGTCAACACGATGCCCGAGGCCACCCTGGAGGCCACCGGCGACCACGGCGTGATCACCGGCGGCACCATCGTCGCCAACTACGCCGACGCCACCGAGGTGATGGCCGCCATCGCCGCCGCCGGCGTGGACTACGACGACGTGGTCCAGGTCCTGGAGGACGAGGGCGTCCAGAAGTTCGAGCAGTCCTGGAACGAGCTGCTCGACACCGTCACCGCCTCGCTCGCCTCGTTCGCCGACGAGAAGTGA
- the tkt gene encoding transketolase: MSTTPTNAFEWSELDERTVDTARVLAMDAVQKVGNGHPGTAMSLAPAAYLIFQRFLRHDPTDPAWVGRDRFVLSPGHTSLTLYTQLYFSGYGLELDDLKAFRVAGSRTPGHPEHGHTAGVETTTGPLGQGIGNAVGMAMAARFERGLFDPDAPAGESPFDHTIWAIVSDGDLEEGISAEASSLAGHQKLGNLVALYDDNHISIEGDTETAFSEDVLKRYEAYGWHVQRVAPKSNGDIDVALVAEALAAAKAETSRPSIIAMRTIIAWPAPDAQNTAKAHGSALGAAEIAATKKVLGFDPEKTFEVSDKVIEHARQVIKRGKAARDEWQRSLDAWRAAHPHRAAEFDRIQAGELPDGWKKAVPVFAAGKDVATRKASGETLKALGAVIPELWGGSADLAESNLTTIDEDSSFLPEGNPLKSASPYGRTIHFGIREHAMGSTMNGIALHGGTRVFGGTFLVFADYMRPAVRLAALMKLPVTYVWTHDSIGLGEDGPTHQPVEHLASLRAIPGLSMVRPADANETAVAWRTIVERHSSHPGPVGLALTRQNVPTFDREVFGSAEGTAKGGYVLAEASTGDPQLILLATGSEVQLAVRAREVLEAEGVATRVVSLPSFEWFQEQDQAYRDSVLPPSVRARVSVEAGIAQGWRELVGDHGRIVSLEHFGASADYQVLFEEFGLTAERVVAEAHNALRSLEAVNR; encoded by the coding sequence GTGAGCACGACGCCGACGAATGCATTCGAGTGGTCCGAGCTGGACGAGCGGACGGTCGACACCGCCCGCGTCCTGGCCATGGACGCGGTCCAGAAGGTCGGCAACGGACACCCCGGGACGGCCATGTCGCTGGCCCCGGCGGCGTACCTGATCTTCCAGCGCTTCCTGCGCCACGACCCGACCGACCCGGCCTGGGTGGGCCGCGACCGTTTCGTCCTCTCTCCCGGGCACACCAGCCTGACCCTCTACACGCAGCTCTACTTCTCGGGCTACGGCCTGGAGCTGGACGACCTCAAGGCGTTCCGGGTCGCGGGCAGCCGCACCCCGGGCCACCCCGAGCACGGTCACACCGCGGGTGTCGAGACCACCACCGGCCCGCTCGGCCAGGGCATCGGCAACGCCGTGGGCATGGCGATGGCCGCCCGCTTCGAGCGCGGTCTGTTCGACCCGGACGCCCCCGCCGGCGAGTCGCCGTTCGACCACACCATCTGGGCCATCGTCTCCGACGGCGACCTGGAGGAGGGCATCTCCGCCGAGGCCTCCTCGCTGGCCGGCCACCAGAAGCTGGGCAACCTGGTCGCGCTCTACGACGACAACCACATCTCGATCGAGGGCGACACCGAGACCGCCTTCTCCGAGGACGTGCTCAAGCGCTACGAGGCGTACGGCTGGCACGTGCAGCGGGTCGCCCCGAAGTCCAACGGCGACATCGACGTGGCCCTCGTGGCCGAGGCGCTGGCCGCGGCCAAGGCCGAGACCTCCCGCCCGTCGATCATCGCGATGCGCACCATCATCGCCTGGCCGGCCCCGGACGCGCAGAACACCGCCAAGGCGCACGGTTCCGCGCTCGGCGCCGCCGAGATCGCCGCCACCAAGAAGGTCCTGGGCTTCGACCCGGAGAAGACCTTCGAGGTCAGCGACAAGGTCATCGAGCACGCCCGCCAGGTGATCAAGCGCGGCAAGGCCGCCCGCGACGAGTGGCAGCGCTCCCTCGACGCCTGGCGCGCCGCCCACCCGCACCGCGCCGCCGAGTTCGACCGCATCCAGGCCGGCGAGCTCCCCGACGGCTGGAAGAAGGCCGTCCCGGTCTTCGCGGCCGGCAAGGACGTCGCCACCCGCAAGGCCTCCGGCGAGACCCTCAAGGCGCTCGGCGCGGTGATCCCGGAGCTGTGGGGCGGCTCGGCCGACCTCGCGGAGTCCAACCTCACCACCATCGACGAGGACAGCTCCTTCCTCCCCGAGGGCAACCCGCTGAAGTCGGCCAGCCCCTACGGCCGGACGATCCACTTCGGCATCCGCGAGCACGCCATGGGCTCGACCATGAACGGCATCGCGCTGCACGGCGGGACCCGGGTCTTCGGCGGCACCTTCCTGGTCTTCGCCGACTACATGCGCCCGGCCGTCCGCCTGGCCGCGCTGATGAAGCTGCCGGTCACCTACGTCTGGACGCACGACTCGATCGGCCTCGGCGAGGACGGCCCGACCCACCAGCCCGTCGAGCACCTCGCCTCGCTGCGCGCCATCCCGGGCCTGTCGATGGTCCGCCCGGCCGACGCCAACGAGACGGCCGTCGCCTGGCGCACCATCGTCGAGCGGCACAGCAGCCACCCGGGCCCGGTCGGCCTGGCGCTCACCCGCCAGAACGTCCCGACCTTCGACCGCGAGGTCTTCGGCTCCGCCGAGGGCACCGCGAAGGGCGGCTACGTCCTGGCCGAGGCGTCGACCGGCGACCCGCAGCTGATCCTGCTCGCCACCGGCTCCGAGGTCCAGCTGGCCGTCAGGGCCCGCGAGGTCCTGGAGGCCGAGGGCGTCGCGACCCGCGTGGTCTCGCTGCCGTCCTTCGAGTGGTTCCAGGAGCAGGACCAGGCCTACCGCGACAGCGTGCTGCCGCCGTCGGTCCGGGCCCGCGTCTCGGTCGAGGCCGGCATCGCCCAGGGCTGGCGCGAGCTGGTCGGCGACCACGGCCGGATCGTCTCGCTGGAGCACTTCGGCGCCTCCGCCGACTACCAGGTGCTCTTCGAGGAGTTCGGTCTGACCGCCGAGCGGGTCGTCGCGGAGGCGCACAACGCCCTGCGCTCGCTCGAAGCCGTCAACCGCTAG
- a CDS encoding heme o synthase, producing the protein MTAVESRPAGVTGATPAHRPFGARVGAFVALTKPRIIELLLITTVPVMFLAQRGVPDPLLVLKVVIGGYLSAGGANALNMYIDRDIDAVMSRTERRPLVTGMVSPREALVFGIALAVGSTLWLGFLVNALSSLLALSALLFYVFVYTLGLKRRTAQNIVWGGIAGCMPVFVGWAAVTGSVSWSALVLFLVIFFWTPPHYWPLSMKVREDYERAGVPMLPVVKGNLAVAKQIVLYSWVMVAVSLALWPLAETSWLYPVSAVVLGAAWLKEAHGLYARAKAGVVGAKLKEMRLFHWSITYLTLLFVVIAVDPFVK; encoded by the coding sequence GTGACCGCCGTCGAATCCCGTCCCGCCGGGGTCACCGGGGCGACGCCTGCGCACCGGCCGTTCGGGGCCCGTGTCGGCGCATTCGTCGCACTGACCAAGCCTCGGATCATCGAACTGCTGCTGATCACCACCGTCCCGGTGATGTTCCTGGCGCAGCGCGGTGTCCCGGATCCGCTGCTGGTCCTCAAGGTGGTCATCGGCGGCTACCTGTCGGCCGGTGGCGCCAACGCCCTCAACATGTACATCGACCGCGACATCGACGCGGTGATGTCGCGCACCGAGCGGCGGCCGCTCGTCACCGGGATGGTGTCACCGCGCGAGGCGCTGGTCTTCGGCATCGCGCTGGCGGTCGGTTCCACGCTCTGGCTCGGCTTCCTGGTCAACGCGCTCTCCTCGCTGCTGGCGCTGTCGGCCCTGCTGTTCTACGTGTTCGTCTACACACTGGGTCTGAAGCGGCGCACCGCGCAGAACATCGTCTGGGGCGGGATCGCCGGCTGCATGCCGGTCTTCGTCGGCTGGGCGGCGGTCACCGGCTCGGTGTCCTGGTCGGCGCTGGTGCTCTTCCTGGTCATCTTCTTCTGGACGCCGCCGCACTACTGGCCGCTGTCGATGAAGGTGCGCGAGGACTACGAGCGGGCCGGCGTGCCGATGCTCCCGGTGGTCAAGGGCAACCTGGCGGTCGCCAAGCAGATCGTCCTCTACTCCTGGGTGATGGTCGCCGTCTCGCTGGCGCTCTGGCCGCTGGCGGAGACCAGCTGGCTGTACCCCGTCTCGGCGGTCGTGCTGGGCGCGGCCTGGCTGAAGGAGGCGCACGGACTGTACGCCCGGGCCAAGGCCGGGGTGGTCGGCGCGAAGCTCAAGGAGATGCGCCTCTTCCACTGGTCGATCACCTATCTGACGCTGCTGTTCGTGGTGATCGCGGTGGATCCGTTCGTGAAGTAG
- a CDS encoding DUF2461 domain-containing protein: MTFQGWPAEALEFYEHLETDNSRTFWQSHKDRYEHAVREPMERLLAELEPGFGPGKIFRPNRDVRFSADKSPYKTHIGAHLESGGYIQLSADGLACGNGLYRLAPDQLARYRAAVAEEVGGAELERVIARVRAAGPEVVGRDSLRSAPRGYPRDHPRIELLRHKGLVAWQEWPPAAWLGTRAAHDRITGFLRASQPLRDWLDDRVGPSELPPR, translated from the coding sequence GTGACCTTCCAAGGCTGGCCGGCCGAGGCCCTAGAGTTCTACGAGCACCTGGAGACCGACAACTCCAGGACCTTCTGGCAGTCCCACAAGGACCGGTACGAGCACGCCGTGCGGGAGCCGATGGAGCGACTGCTCGCCGAGCTGGAGCCCGGGTTCGGGCCGGGCAAGATCTTCCGCCCCAACCGGGACGTCCGGTTCAGCGCCGACAAGTCCCCGTACAAGACGCACATCGGCGCCCACCTGGAGAGCGGCGGCTACATCCAGCTCTCCGCCGACGGCCTGGCCTGCGGCAACGGGCTGTACCGGCTCGCCCCGGACCAGCTGGCGCGCTACCGGGCCGCCGTCGCCGAGGAGGTCGGCGGCGCCGAGCTGGAGCGGGTGATCGCCCGGGTCCGCGCGGCCGGGCCGGAGGTGGTCGGCCGGGACAGCCTCAGGTCCGCCCCGCGCGGCTACCCCCGGGACCACCCGCGGATCGAGCTGCTCCGCCACAAGGGGCTGGTCGCCTGGCAGGAGTGGCCGCCGGCGGCGTGGCTCGGCACCCGGGCCGCCCACGACCGGATCACCGGCTTCCTGCGGGCCTCCCAGCCCCTGCGGGACTGGCTGGACGACCGGGTGGGACCCTCCGAACTGCCCCCGCGCTGA
- a CDS encoding COX15/CtaA family protein — protein sequence MDPVPTPFSLLADRWQPSAAMVRRAAFAALVMSVVIVVTGGAVRLTASGLGCTTWPRCTGESITPTPEMGLHGIIEFTNRMLTYVLSAAVGWAILAARCHRPWRRGLSRLGWAQFWLVMSNAVIGGITVLTGLNPYTVAVHLISAMALVWVALLMWERSREGDGPPRPAVAGPIVRLSYVLVTVIGLLVAAGTLVTGAGHHPGTPKDNKLVPRIPLDYDRLAQVHADLAFVSVGLAVAVLFVFAAVKAPPAARARARELLAVLLLQGVLGFVQYFTDVPELLVGIHMLGATLTWIAVLRIPLALRVREGAAPTAPLPAQAPRTAAV from the coding sequence ATTGACCCCGTGCCTACCCCCTTCTCCCTGCTCGCCGACCGCTGGCAGCCGTCCGCCGCCATGGTCCGGCGCGCCGCGTTCGCCGCGCTGGTGATGAGCGTGGTGATCGTCGTGACCGGCGGAGCCGTCCGGCTCACCGCCTCCGGCCTCGGCTGCACCACCTGGCCCCGCTGCACCGGCGAGAGCATCACGCCGACTCCCGAAATGGGCCTCCACGGCATCATCGAGTTCACCAACCGGATGCTGACCTACGTGCTGAGCGCCGCGGTCGGCTGGGCGATCCTCGCCGCCCGCTGCCACCGGCCCTGGCGGCGCGGCCTGAGTAGGCTCGGCTGGGCCCAGTTCTGGCTGGTGATGAGCAACGCCGTGATCGGCGGCATCACCGTGCTGACCGGCCTCAACCCCTACACGGTCGCCGTCCACCTGATCTCCGCGATGGCCCTGGTCTGGGTCGCGCTGCTGATGTGGGAGCGCTCGCGCGAGGGCGACGGCCCGCCGCGGCCGGCCGTGGCCGGTCCGATCGTCCGGCTCTCCTACGTCCTGGTCACCGTGATCGGCCTGCTGGTGGCGGCCGGGACGCTGGTGACCGGCGCCGGGCACCACCCCGGGACGCCCAAGGACAACAAGCTGGTGCCGCGGATCCCCCTCGACTACGACCGCCTCGCCCAGGTGCACGCCGACCTGGCGTTCGTCTCGGTCGGCCTGGCGGTCGCGGTGCTCTTCGTGTTCGCCGCCGTGAAGGCCCCGCCCGCCGCCCGCGCGCGGGCCCGCGAGCTGCTCGCGGTGCTGCTGCTCCAGGGCGTGCTCGGCTTCGTCCAGTACTTCACGGACGTCCCGGAGCTGCTGGTCGGCATCCACATGCTGGGCGCCACGCTCACCTGGATCGCCGTCCTGCGCATCCCGCTGGCGCTGCGCGTGCGCGAGGGCGCCGCGCCCACCGCGCCGCTGCCCGCCCAGGCGCCGCGGACCGCAGCGGTCTGA
- a CDS encoding choice-of-anchor A family protein, whose protein sequence is MRIPTPAAALALGGSLALAGLIAPAAHAAEPGRQCQSLGVANLYGEFIEGDDTHTPDAEGAVAVGGNADFTGGFSVGQELTADQVAALPGGNALVVAGKITGHNTQVMKGNGVYGSKAPGAVVDAHQGKISRGASPIDFKAEFAKLRSAATALAAGAQTAGAKVEAKGAQLYLSSADATLNSFTVSAATLQGATDVFVKVPVGSVTVVTVTGDSYDMAAARTTGFHLWDEGKKAYVLDDKLQSASGGAVRAKLLWNFPTATKVVKNSQAAWAGTVLAPNAAFDLGSGGPVNGSVIAKSLTGKGGAETHHYPFTGCLNTEVPPTTVPTVPPVVPSGSPSPSSTPSASLTPSTPATPGASVTPGGSGSPSAPTTGTPGPGATGSPAASASPSAAVVPSASAGPSAEATTGGGLAHTGSGPVVPLTIAGAVVIAAGGAIVVATRRRAARKA, encoded by the coding sequence ATGCGCATACCCACACCCGCCGCAGCGCTCGCTCTCGGCGGATCCCTCGCCCTGGCCGGTCTGATCGCCCCGGCCGCGCACGCGGCCGAGCCCGGCCGGCAGTGCCAGAGCCTCGGCGTCGCCAATCTCTACGGGGAGTTCATCGAGGGCGACGACACCCACACGCCGGACGCCGAGGGCGCGGTGGCGGTCGGCGGCAACGCGGACTTCACCGGCGGCTTCTCGGTCGGCCAGGAACTGACCGCGGACCAGGTCGCGGCGCTTCCCGGCGGCAACGCGCTGGTCGTCGCCGGCAAGATCACCGGGCACAACACCCAGGTGATGAAGGGCAACGGCGTCTACGGCTCGAAGGCCCCCGGCGCCGTGGTGGACGCCCACCAGGGCAAGATCAGCCGGGGCGCCTCCCCGATCGACTTCAAGGCCGAGTTCGCCAAGCTCCGCTCGGCCGCCACCGCCCTCGCGGCCGGGGCGCAGACCGCCGGCGCCAAGGTCGAGGCGAAGGGCGCGCAGCTCTACCTGAGCAGCGCCGACGCCACGCTCAACAGCTTCACCGTCAGCGCGGCGACGCTCCAGGGCGCCACCGACGTCTTCGTGAAGGTGCCGGTCGGTTCGGTCACCGTCGTCACCGTGACCGGCGACAGCTACGACATGGCCGCCGCCCGGACCACGGGCTTCCACCTGTGGGACGAGGGCAAGAAGGCCTACGTCCTGGACGACAAGCTGCAGAGCGCGTCGGGCGGGGCGGTCCGGGCCAAGCTGCTCTGGAACTTCCCGACCGCCACCAAGGTGGTCAAGAACAGCCAGGCCGCCTGGGCCGGCACCGTGCTGGCGCCGAACGCCGCCTTCGACCTCGGCAGCGGCGGACCGGTCAACGGCTCGGTGATCGCCAAGTCGCTGACCGGCAAGGGCGGCGCGGAGACGCACCACTACCCGTTCACCGGCTGCCTGAACACCGAGGTGCCGCCGACCACCGTGCCGACCGTGCCGCCGGTGGTGCCGAGCGGTTCGCCGTCGCCGTCCTCCACGCCGAGCGCGTCGTTGACCCCGAGCACGCCGGCGACGCCCGGCGCCTCGGTGACCCCGGGCGGCTCCGGCAGCCCGTCCGCCCCGACGACCGGCACACCGGGCCCGGGCGCCACGGGCAGCCCGGCGGCCTCCGCCTCCCCGTCGGCGGCGGTGGTGCCGAGCGCCTCGGCCGGCCCGTCGGCGGAGGCGACCACCGGAGGCGGCCTCGCCCACACCGGCTCCGGCCCGGTCGTCCCGCTGACGATCGCCGGCGCCGTCGTGATCGCCGCCGGTGGCGCGATCGTGGTGGCCACCCGTCGCCGGGCGGCCAGGAAGGCCTGA
- a CDS encoding LAETG motif-containing sortase-dependent surface protein produces the protein MARQRRQIGIRNAALAGTAAAAVLLPLALATSASAHAPKWQVTCDKIVIDLTNYSDASGVKNVVSLTVDGEKVLDQKPFGKEFHGTFPVKDHAKPVSATFVVTTTEDPKNADWNKTETKTIEVCQTPTPTPTPTPTKTPTPTPTPTATPTPTPTQTPTPTRTPTSSPTPTPTKTPTATPTPTRTPTPAPSTATPGPVLAQTGSSDATPIIAAAGGGVVLLGGALVLLARKRRSGGSES, from the coding sequence ATGGCGCGACAGCGGCGGCAGATCGGCATCAGGAACGCGGCACTGGCGGGGACGGCGGCAGCCGCCGTCCTGCTGCCCTTGGCACTGGCGACCAGCGCCTCGGCGCACGCGCCCAAGTGGCAGGTGACCTGCGACAAGATCGTGATCGATCTGACCAACTACAGCGACGCGAGCGGTGTGAAGAACGTCGTCAGCCTGACCGTCGACGGCGAGAAGGTGCTCGACCAGAAGCCGTTCGGCAAGGAGTTCCACGGGACGTTCCCGGTGAAGGACCACGCCAAGCCGGTCAGCGCGACCTTCGTGGTCACCACCACCGAGGACCCGAAGAACGCCGACTGGAACAAGACGGAGACCAAGACGATCGAGGTCTGCCAGACCCCGACGCCCACCCCGACCCCCACGCCCACCAAGACCCCGACTCCCACCCCCACCCCCACGGCGACCCCGACGCCGACGCCCACCCAGACCCCCACGCCCACCAGGACCCCGACGTCGAGCCCGACGCCGACCCCCACCAAGACCCCCACGGCGACGCCCACCCCGACCCGGACGCCCACCCCGGCGCCGAGCACCGCCACCCCGGGCCCGGTGCTCGCCCAGACCGGTAGCAGCGACGCCACCCCGATCATCGCCGCGGCCGGCGGCGGCGTCGTCCTGCTCGGCGGCGCGCTCGTCCTGCTGGCCCGCAAGCGCCGCAGCGGCGGCAGCGAGAGCTGA
- a CDS encoding maltokinase N-terminal cap-like domain-containing protein, which translates to MAAIHRTTMKPTKLELLTGWLPKQSWYVGTAGAPELTTAGGFRLDDPAGEVGIEFMVVVDTSAPEPVAYLVPLAYRGTALADAPAEALIGTSEHGVLGTRWIYDGAHDPVVTAQSRALLRGGAVPQHQSLSDTPDPGVTVHGAPAAEAFDVRLNRVLRPTEAADAAKGPAARLVAGWTWPDGTPARGVFATVTPG; encoded by the coding sequence ATGGCCGCCATCCACCGCACCACCATGAAGCCCACCAAACTGGAGCTGCTCACCGGCTGGCTGCCGAAGCAGAGCTGGTACGTGGGCACCGCAGGCGCCCCGGAACTGACGACGGCCGGCGGGTTCCGGCTGGACGATCCGGCGGGCGAGGTCGGGATCGAGTTCATGGTCGTGGTGGACACCTCCGCGCCGGAACCGGTCGCGTACCTGGTGCCGCTGGCCTACCGGGGTACGGCGCTGGCGGACGCCCCCGCCGAGGCGCTGATCGGCACCTCCGAGCACGGGGTGCTCGGCACCCGGTGGATCTACGACGGCGCCCACGACCCGGTGGTGACGGCGCAGTCGCGCGCACTCCTGCGCGGCGGGGCCGTCCCGCAGCACCAGAGCCTGAGCGACACCCCCGACCCCGGCGTCACCGTGCACGGCGCACCGGCCGCCGAGGCGTTCGACGTCCGGCTCAACCGCGTCCTGCGGCCCACGGAGGCCGCGGATGCCGCGAAGGGCCCTGCCGCGCGCCTGGTCGCCGGGTGGACCTGGCCGGACGGCACACCCGCCCGGGGCGTCTTCGCGACCGTCACCCCGGGCTAG
- a CDS encoding TipAS antibiotic-recognition domain-containing protein, with protein sequence MGNQYEDECRRALAGEQAKSLAETDHWEHVDRDRVHQDWDVLYKEIAAVLEGSLPGDPQIQEFVGRHFDIACRFYVPTRKAYVGMALFYAENDDMRDFHNSYHPRMVEFLGEAMGVFAERGTGFAP encoded by the coding sequence ATGGGGAATCAGTACGAGGACGAGTGTCGCCGGGCGTTGGCCGGGGAGCAGGCGAAGAGCCTTGCCGAGACCGACCACTGGGAGCACGTGGACCGGGACCGGGTCCACCAGGACTGGGATGTGCTGTACAAGGAGATCGCGGCCGTTCTGGAGGGCTCCCTGCCCGGGGACCCGCAGATCCAGGAGTTCGTCGGCAGGCACTTCGACATCGCCTGCCGGTTCTACGTCCCCACCAGGAAGGCCTACGTCGGCATGGCGCTCTTCTACGCGGAGAACGACGACATGAGGGACTTCCACAACTCCTACCACCCCAGGATGGTGGAGTTCCTGGGGGAGGCGATGGGCGTCTTCGCCGAACGCGGGACCGGCTTCGCCCCGTAG